The following DNA comes from Candidatus Nanosynbacter sp. TM7-074.
AATGATGGCAGCGTCGATGAATCTTTATCTATTATTACCAATCAAGCTCAGAAAGATACGCGCATCAGCTATATCAACTTGTCGCGCAACTTCGGTAAAGAAATAGCGATGATTGCCGGAATTGACCATGCCGAAGGTGACGCTGCCGTAATTATTGACGCCGATTTGCAAGATCCGCCAGAGCTAATAAAAGAGATGATTGCCTATTGGGAAGATGGTTATGATGATGTTTATGCTCGCCGCAGCAGCCGACAAGGTGAAACGTGGCTAAAAAAGAAAACTAGTCAGTTGTATTATAGAATCCTCCAGAAATCGACCAGTATCCCTATTCAGGTTGACACCGGCGATTTTCGCTTGCTGGATCAGCGCTGTATTGAGGCACTGCGGCAATTTCGCGAATCCCAGCGCAATACTAAAGCGATTTTCAGCTGGATTGGCTATAAGAAAAAGGAGATTTTTTACGATCGCGATCCCAGACTGGCCGGCCAGACTAAGTGGAATTATCGTAAATTGATCAACCTAGCTATTGACGGCATCACTAGTTTTACCACTGCGCCACTGCGGATGGCCACCATTTTTGGGTTTATCATTTCCTTCGTCGCTTTCTGCTGGATTATCTATCTTTTAGTTCGCCCTTTGTTCGGAGTTCCGACCGGTGCTGGCTATTCTTCCTTAATGGCAGTTATTTTATTCTTAGGCGGCGTTCAGCTACTGTCACTGGGAATAATTGGCGAATACGTCGGCCGGATATTTATTGAGACTAAAAATCGACCGCTATATTTAATGGAGGAATATCATGCAGGAAATCGCAAAAAAGCACGCCGATAAACTACGCTTTACCATTGTCGGCAGTATAAATACGGTAATTGATTTTAGTATTCTCTTTACCTTAACTACACTCTTTAATGTCCCGAAAGAATTGGCTAATTTTATATCAACTTTTGTTGCCTTTTTATTCTCTTTCTTTGCTAATAAAAAATATACTTTCAAATCAACGTCTAAGAATCTAAAAAAACAGTTTCTACTATTTACTATCGTCACACTATTTGGTTTATGGGTAATCCAAACAATTATTATTGCCGCTATTACACCAATGTTCACAAATCTTGGCGTAAATAAACCAGCAGCCCTGCTTATTAGTAAACTACTTGCTACTGTCGCCAGTCTTATCTGGAATTATACTCTCTATTCCAGAGTAGTTTTCAAAAATCCTAAGAACTCTTCTGACTAATAATCAGCTGACGATCCCGACCTTCACCCTCAGAATGCGTCTCAATATCGCCATACTCACCCGCCAAATGATGTACCGTCCAGCGATCAGCCGCGTTCAAATTGACAATCTTTGACTCGCCAGTCCGGCGAACTTCCTCAATCCAGCCACGTGCTTTTTCAATAATTTTCTCAGCATGCTGCTTTTTATAGTCGGCAATATCCAAATTCACCCGAACAGTCGAAGCTTTTTTATGATGAAGCGCCGTCGATAAAAGGGTCTGGATGCTGCGCAAAGTTTCCGCACCCCTACCAATCAAGATACTACTTCGTTCGCTGCGCGGAATTGAAGCTATAATAATTCCATCCTCAATTTTTACAGCAACTTCCAGGTTTAAATCAAAAAATGTTAATAAATCTTCTAGATATTTTTTTACGAATTCAATAGTTTCGATTTGATCCATATTTCCTCCTTAACCTTTAGCCTTTATCCGCGTTATTCGCGCTTCTGTTGCCCGTTTAGCGCGCTTTTTCGTCTTGGCTGACGCTATATACTTTTGAGAGGCTGTCTTTTTATCTGCAACTTCTTCCATTTCCAAAGAATCTTGTTTAAGAATAATATGATTCTGTAAATATCCTACTGCACTAGCGGTTGCCAAATAAAGAGCTAAAGCTGCTGGTAGATATATAGTCACCATAAACATCATTAGTGGCATAAATTTCATCATCTTTCGAGTCATAATGGCATTCACTTCTGACTGATCAGCTTCTTTGCCACCACCAGCCTCAGCCAAGATATCTCGTAATTTACGCTTACTGTCCGACTGTGGAGATAGTTGCTTCGAGGTCAAATATTGCAAATAAGCAGCAACTCCCGCCAGAACTAATAGCCCAATAATAAC
Coding sequences within:
- a CDS encoding glycosyltransferase family 2 protein, with protein sequence MKSITLLIPVYNEKSVLPQLFSRLDELAKSTPNYQFEFLFINDGSVDESLSIITNQAQKDTRISYINLSRNFGKEIAMIAGIDHAEGDAAVIIDADLQDPPELIKEMIAYWEDGYDDVYARRSSRQGETWLKKKTSQLYYRILQKSTSIPIQVDTGDFRLLDQRCIEALRQFRESQRNTKAIFSWIGYKKKEIFYDRDPRLAGQTKWNYRKLINLAIDGITSFTTAPLRMATIFGFIISFVAFCWIIYLLVRPLFGVPTGAGYSSLMAVILFLGGVQLLSLGIIGEYVGRIFIETKNRPLYLMEEYHAGNRKKARR
- a CDS encoding GtrA family protein codes for the protein MQEIAKKHADKLRFTIVGSINTVIDFSILFTLTTLFNVPKELANFISTFVAFLFSFFANKKYTFKSTSKNLKKQFLLFTIVTLFGLWVIQTIIIAAITPMFTNLGVNKPAALLISKLLATVASLIWNYTLYSRVVFKNPKNSSD
- a CDS encoding protein jag, coding for MDQIETIEFVKKYLEDLLTFFDLNLEVAVKIEDGIIIASIPRSERSSILIGRGAETLRSIQTLLSTALHHKKASTVRVNLDIADYKKQHAEKIIEKARGWIEEVRRTGESKIVNLNAADRWTVHHLAGEYGDIETHSEGEGRDRQLIISQKSS